Sequence from the Epinephelus moara isolate mb chromosome 19, YSFRI_EMoa_1.0, whole genome shotgun sequence genome:
CCGCCTCAAGTCCATAGATTACTGCTCTTCTACTGCAAAAGAGACTTATCTTAGAGAGGATGTTTTGGATGACATGGTCAGTAAGTGGTGGTTTGGTGAAGATAAGAAAAAGGAATGTCTGAGGCGTCAAGCTGAAGCCCAGGAGAACAACATCCCCTCTACTGTCTCCACCTCTCTGATGTTGCCtagtctttgtgtgtctgtttatgaaCCATCTGTGGCTTATTACAGCCGACTCCAGCGTGTGATGGTTGTGTACAACCGAAAGCTGAACACCTGGCACTGTCGCTGCAGTCAAACACGACGGTCATGTCCACACAAAATCATTGCCAAGTGGCACTTTTTCCAGGAGTGTACTACTGTTTTCAAAAAGGTCAGATCCAGTGAGTACATCCCAGAAGACAAACCCATGGAAACCACCACTCCATCAAACGCAAGTGAGGCAGAGGATGACGTTTTTCTCTACCCACCAAAAGGAGAAGAGCTGAAGAAAATGGTTGAATATATATTCAAATTCTGTCTGCCCTgggactgttcctttaagtgctCCGATTCTGATAACTGCAAAGGCCAAAATTTTGACCATTGATGGGACTATAAATGGTATGTCCTTAATTACTTAATTTTTGTGCAGTATAAGAAAGTAAGATTTGTGTTAAACAATGTGCTAAAGTGATCATGGCCAACGCCCTCTCTATTTCAAATCCCCAGATGTCTCTACATTTATCAGGAAATGCGAGGACTGTGGCATGACTTATCGCTATCAGGAGTTCAAGGATGGAGTTCACAATTTTAATGATCACCTCCTCCTTGGACtacacttctgtttgtttttgaggtCCCAGCTCCAGGTTAGTATCTTTTTCAACAGTCACTTCAAATTCTCTCTGattgatataaataaatacttagCAATGTTTATGCTCTAAATGTCAAGACTAGCCAAGCTGTTGCGAGCACTCTACAGTCCCTTGAGCAACTGACAGAGACCAAGTTCCCCCCAGCTGATAGCGTGATGCACGGGTATCTTCATTTTGAAGCCATGTCCAGCCATACCTATGATTTCAGCTGTGTATGTTGCGGTGACCATCCAACCATTGTGGTAATGGACCTTCATAAAAAAGGTGTCTTCCATCTGACAAGTAAGTTTATTTTACATAAAGCATAAATATTGTCACATTTTCAAATTGTCGGTCTCAGTTATGCACTTGTGATCGTGTTATTGTTGAAATTAATTGCAGTGAGTGACTTGAGAAGTCCACCTGATGACTACAAAGGGGAAGTGAATATGGAGGAGCTTATTGCCCGTGGTTTCTTGACAAGTAAGCTAAATATGTCTAATACAAATACTGTATCTTCATTGATCATTGCTCATACCTTAAGTGCTgatactttttttcatggttaaGCCCACCCCCTCACCcatgccccccaaaaaagagAGAATATACTATGTATATACTAGGTTTGACCTAGTGTGTTATTTTTTTGAATAGGCAACAGAAACAATCCATACAGTGTTCCACCCTCCTTTGAGTATTGGGCACCATGGATCGGTGGAAAAACACGGAGGTCAGCGGTGGTGCTCAACACTGAGTATAAGAAAATCCAGACGTCCAAGGCTCCAGTAGAAAATTCTGAACTAACAGTCACCGAGGATCATCTCCTAAACGAGCTCCTTAATCAGAAGGTATGTGCTGTGGGGTTTTCTATGTTAACCCTCTTAAAAATTTAGGTAAAAGCAATGAGGAGACggctaaaaatgtaatttcttttGTAGGTTGAGTTAGTCAGAAAATTATGTAAAGAGTGTGGCCTTGACACAGTTGGAACAAGGATGGATCTCATTCTGCGGCTCAAAGATGAAATGAGTACACAGGCGTCTTTTGATAAGATGTTCCAAAAAATATGGGGTGCATCAGGTTTGTGTATTCTAATCTCTTTGACATAATACTCCTGTATATTTCCAGCCCATGTCATTTGTGCTACTAACTGAACGCAAACCTTTTCCCTGTAGGCGGATGGGCAGCAATACTCTGTCCGTGTGGTGTTGTGtacagtgtaaaagtgcttcTGAGGGCAGAAAGCCCAAGAGATTACGCGGACCTCTTGCTGTCGTGGGTACACATGCCCAACATAGTTATATATGATTTTCCAAGTGGACTGTCCAGACACATGAATCTGAGGGAGCAGCAAAACATACCCTTCACTCCGCATGAAGGACGATTGGCAGCACCAACTGCAGAGAATGTGAAGAAGGCAAACGAAGGCAGCCTGAGAGTGAGTCTGCCATGGCTGACAGAAAAGAAGAACCCACCAGATGCACATTGTCACCCTTTGACAGGCTCATCAGAGCACTACACTCTCAGCAACGTTTTTCATGAGGGAAATTCCAAAGACcccaaaaatgtcctcagacGTGTAGGTCTGGTTCCGGAGCTGTCAGGCCGTATCAATACGCAAGTGGTGGAACAATTCTTTGCTCAAATGAGGAAATGTAATTATTTCCTCAACATGGCACTACCCTCCACAAACATCTTCTTGCTGCGGAACATTCTGCACCACAGAAATGAGCGACTTAACAACAACACTATAGGAAAAATTCAGAAGACCTTTGGGACGAAAGTGTCGCTGAATGCAGACGGCCGGACAGTGTTAGGTTTGTAAAGCCAATCGAGTGAGCCTGACATATTATTTTGTGTTGTATCAATAAATAATGACAACATGTCTTTTCCGCgtgttgtttgttgtcattCTCCTCCAAGGCCCTGAAGCAGAAATGCAGTTAAATCCAAATAAGGCAGAGTCAGGACCTGCTCATGATCAACAAGGTATTTTTCCCCACTGTTTTCAGAAGCAGCACAGTTTAATAACTATTTTGTGTACTGTTAAAGAAGACGCATAAAAAGATTTTTGTGGTTGAGTAATGATATCTTGCAGCAACGGGCGAGGACATTACCAGCTGTGGGCAGCACTGTGAGCCCTTAACACAGACCTGCAACCTCAGACCATGCAGACTCTCATGGACTTTGGGTAACCacagattaattaattaattaattaattaattaattttgcattttcattagGTTGACTCACATGGATTGGATGCCCTCATTATTCCTCTCTGGATTCCGGCGCATTACCTTTTGTGTGTAAGTTTCATTTTAGATTGATTTACTTGGCGTACTAAGTATACATGAAGTGATGAATTTAGTGTACAGAATCCTATCAACTATTGTACTGGACTAACAATGTTTTGTAATGACTGCATTTTGGTTGTTGTGCCAATGAGTTTCAAAGCCCAAGTTATTCTATAACATGCCTAAAATGCACATGTCCCCCAGGTTATGAAGCCTTTACAGAGAGAGATTCTGTATCTTGATTCTCACTATCACATGAAACGACAGGGTTTTGGACATGACGGTTATCGCAGTCTTTTAAGGCAATGGTTGTGTTCTGTTGCGTTCTGTTGTTTGACTGGTCAATGACGTTCCCTTGACTGCATTTCTCAGTAAAAATTTACAACTGAGATTACATTCATTCCTGTCTTATGGCACTGTAAAATATTCAGACGGGCTAAGAAAATACATAAATTCCAAAGTCGCTTTACTTAATCTCATTGTGTGCCTCCAGTTGTAAATTTTCAGTAAACGTACTGTTTTTACATGTTGGTTCTTCAAAAGGCAGTCACGTTCCCTTGACTTGCCTATGTTAGTGAAGCTTTCAGATGGCAGTCACGTTCCCCTGACTTGCCTATGTTAGTGAAGCTTTCAGGTGGCAGTCAAGTTCCCCTGACTTGTCTACAATTTTATTGAAGTTGTCAGGCCGTTATATGTCATCAGATGTCTGCTATATAGCATATGTTCTAAACGTTTATCATTTGCTGTAAGATACCATTGGAAGTCAATGTAATGTGTTCATTCATGCTCTATCATGGTCACATCAACACTTAATCTCATGTGTGAGATCActcaaaattacaacaaagcacacagAACTAATTTCTTTGTAAAGACTGCAGTAATTTAACAGATACTTTGTGAACCACTACATTATAGAGATCTCGCCAAGCAGCTTGTTTCAGGCCCTTGGTTGGAGAAAACCGGGAAAGATATTGAGGTACATGTGTTTATAATtatattgatttgatttgattgtaaTCATATATAATGAACAAAAAGTTTGATAGTTTTCGATGTTATATTTCATCATCATGATTCAGGGACTTCCCCAACAGAAATATGGCAACGACTGTGGTATCTTCATGATAATGGTAAGCTTACAGTCACATAACCTTTTTAAATGTGCAGAAGTGATGAAGCCACAGTGTGAATGCTGTCACCAATAACATGTTTCCATCACAGTATGCCTGGTACCTTATCATGGATGCACCATTTGACTTCACCGTTGTAAGTAGACATTATCAATCAGAAATAATATCTCTTTGGAATCACAAGGTTACCTTACAACatggaaaaatacaaacatgcagTTTGTCATTGTAAATTGTGGCAATGTTCTTCCTTTAGGATGACATGGCAGCTCTGCGGAGATGGTGGTGTGCAGTGCTGGTGGAAAACCTGCACCTGGAGgggtatgtgtgtctgtgtctgtgtctgtgtgtctgtgtctgtgtctgtgtgtaaaaaTCTGACTTCTTTTTTCTACAGACATGGCAGGAGGTTTGCCCATTTTTCCAAGGAGGCAGAAAGCATGCTGAATGGTCTTCTTTCACCAGTCTTTAGAGTAAAACGAAAAAGAGAGGTAAATGAAGTGTCCAATATTATAAAAGGATATATGTTGATCACCATAACTGATTGATTTCTAACTGTTTGACATGGTATGTGTAATAAAATATACTTTCTTCAAAAGGACACAGCTGTTTCCAATGTCCAGGAGGGGGTGACAAGCCAAGGGGAGGACATAAATGGAGAGGTTTGGGACATTATTTGTTTAAGGAGCTAATGTGGTTTTTGCAaaacctttattcatttatttattttgtttttttacaatttcCAATAGTGGTAACCATGACATTATTACTAAAAGTGCATTCTATTATATATGTGGTCAACAGGAGCCAACACAGGATGATCAAATCATCAGGGAGCACAGTTACTTTAAGAGGCCATGCACAATCAACCTGGCTGAGTTGGAGAGTTTGTGATTTAGTTATTACTATCGAGCATGCTATCTAGTCTCCCTAATTTATATCAAGCATTTACCAAACATAactcatttttaaatgtttacttTTAGGACAATGGATCTAAGTAGAACATGAAAAGACTAGAGGTCAGTAAAAAGCCATCTAAGTATTAGGAATTAACTGCGCTTAGTGTCATTTTAATAAGTGCTTTATGAAATTACAGGAAATGGTAGAAGAGGCACAGGAGAAGCGGAAACAGCAGTGTTCAGTACTGATTGACTTCTTAACAGGGAACACTAAACTAAGACAACACCTTGAGGTAACTATATAACACTAAATGCATTAGCAGTTATGGCATTCATTGCATGTCCATCTTAAAGCCTTTATCAGAAGATGATCAATCTCAAGTAATTTTTAAGTTATGTTTATTTGCAGGCCATCACCACTGGCTATCTGCGTTTGCCGTGGGAGGGAAAAAAGGAGAGGGCCACCACCTACTTCGATGATGACATGCAGCTTGATGAAGTGGTCTCTTTTCTATTTGGAATCCTTAAGGACACACCAGGAGCGAGACAACTTCTAGATCCTGTTGCCTTTGTCTTTGACGTGCTTTTGCCTGAGGTAAAATGTCATTGTTCATCATTCAGATCCAGATTGGTAGAAACTGGTATATTGCCTTACCCTTATTGAATTCTTTAATTCTGTTACAGACAGTTATCTACAGCCTGGAGGTGCACTCCCTGTCGGTAAGCCACTGAGATGTACAAACAGGGCCCACAATATGAACCATGGTAAGATAAAGACAAGAGAGGTTTGACGATATTAAACACTGATGTTTTCATATATAATGAAGTGTATATTAATTTAATACTATTTGTTTATTGACTCTATTTTCTTCCTTTTGACAGTGAGTGGCACCTGTTTCAAATCTGCCTCCAGAGGAATCTGAGCGCGGAGGCCACCAAAAAGCTTCAGgagttcaaaaaaaaaaaattgttttttttttcttctgcagaGGGATCAGTTCTTACACAGCATGtggactaaaaaacaaaacaaagttgaCTTGCAGgattaaataaaggtaaaacaaATGAAGGATAATTCATAGACGCTATGTTAAGcaattgtaatttaaaaaaggaaaggaacGTCACTTCCGTCACACTATGGTAAACAATTTTGTTttactaaaaaacaacaaaaaactaagTTGACTTGTatgattaaataaaggtaaaataaatggACAATTCATCAATTCATAGACGCTATGTTAagcaattttaatttaaaaaaagaaaggaatgtCACTTCCGTCACGCTATGGTAAACAATTTTGTTttactaaaaaacaacaaaaaactaagTTGACTTGTatgattaaataaaggtaaaataaatggACAATTCATCAATTCATAGACGCTATGTTAAgcaattttactttaaaaaggtgttaaaaaaagagagaaaagttaCTTCCGTCATGCCAGGGGCACTTCCGGCACTCCAGGGGAGTCACTTCTGTCATGCCAGGGGCACTTCCGGCACgccagaggagaaaaaaaaacgcaaCTTCCCTGAAAATACATCACTTCCGGAATGCTATGTCACTTCCGTCACGCCAGGGGCATTTCCGTCAAGCCAGGGGCTTGTGTCACGTCAGGGGCTTCTGCTCCAGCGCTGCAGCTAGATAGTATtgccgcctcgcccggtctgtgaaactagaggccatagTGCCTAAACAGTAATTGTTTTTAGAATGGTTGAATAAGACAAAGCTCAACAATATATGTATTGTCACCATCAGTAGTAGGAGGTATAGCTGTAAGTGCAAGAAATGCAGTGTTGGGTAACTGAAATCTGCTCACACTCTATTTTtacttattctttttttttttgtattataagAACAATAGATAGATAATAATGTGAATTGTATGACACAAAGAATGGTGAATGGTATGCAACAAAGATCCCAAGGCTGGATTTGACCCTGTGATGTTGCATTGATGTGGCAAGTGCTGTACCTTCTTGGCTACCAAGGTGCTCTCTTAATTGAACATAATTAAAGAGTACTGGAATTAATTGAATTGAACCAAAAATCtgaaatgaggaaaaacaagGAAACTTTCTCTGCACAAAGCCTTGGGGTTTAATCTCACACCATGGGGACACTTTGGCTAAACAAAAGGAACCTTAAAAGGCCTTTTGGCTGCACTTTGGTGGCAACTGAACTGACAAatccacatactgtacaaaGAAGAGAGATTTTTCAAAAACCTTCAATTTAACTATATGGGATAAAATGAATTTTAGGATCATTTTTATCATGTGTTTGATTTAAACTGTACAGCCCCTTTCTaactgaatgaaacaaataaaacttgaaataaaaatagattaaaataaagacattgATAACCAAGAAAGTTTAGTAGGCCATACTCTTAAGCTTgcagtaaaacaaataaataaagtgagtatgaaaatgcagaaaaactgTACACACCTCCTTCTTTAACCcatttgtttctctctctctctcttttcttttacaGTAGACAGACATCGATCATGATGTTTAGTAAGGATTGTGAGAGGTGTCAGGaatggaaaatgtcaccatttaACATATGTCGTGCCTTAAAACAGTTTATCATGAAAAGAGTGAAATGTTTGTCAAAACAATTTGTAAAGTAGTATATGCTGTCCTTTGATTAATGTTAATGAAGAAACATAACACTTTCAATGGTTTAAGATATTGTTTAGACTTTTCACATCAAGGTTAGACCTAGGTTAGCCTAGGTCTAACCTTGATGTGAAAAGTCTATATCCCCATTAGCTCATGCCTTCAAGCTCCAGTAGCCCTTGACTGGCAGTCACGTCATTATTGTCATTTCATTTGTGcatttactgtttactgtttactgaGCCTCACTGAAATGCAGGGTTATACTTGACTTTTAGGGAACACTGGGTTTTAGAGTCACTTGTGTAACTTCAGGTTAACCCTTTATCTACTGAGGCTAAAAATGGCGATTTGGACATATTTTGTTATTATGCCTGTAAAATGGTCAGGAAATGCCCTAAGTCTGAGAGCTTTGGTCCCTTTTTCCAGGGATACTTGAACTTGACTTTTCAACATCTGGTCAATGAttcactagcaaggaccacACCACAACGATATGCAGTTTAAAGATTTAATAAGGATGTGATTGTCAGAAAATGGTTATGAATGGGGTGGTGATGAATGGGGTAGTGCAGATTGGCAGGTGAATGAACGGGATGGAGATGACGTCATCGGAGGGTCGGACTGGGTGAGGTGTAGATGTGGGCGGAGAGACTNNNNNNNNNNNNNNNNNNNNNNNNNNNNNNNNNNNNNNNNNNNNNNNNNNNNNNNNNNNNNNNNNNNNNNNNNNNNNNNNNNNNNNNNNNNNNNNNNNNNNNNNNNNNNNNNNNNNNNNNNNNNNNNNNNNNNNNNNNNNNNNNNNNNNNNNNNNNNNNNNNNNNNNNNNNNNNNNNNNNNNNNNNNNNNNNNNNNNNNNNNNNNNNNNNNNNNNNNNNNNNNNNNNNNNNNNNNNNNNNNNNNNNNNNNNNNNNNNNNNNNNNNNNNNNNNNNNNNNNNNNNNNNNNNNNNNNNNNNNNNNNNNNNNNNNNNNNNNNNNNNNNNNNNNNNNNNNNNNNNNNNNNNNNNNNNNNNNNNNNNNNNNNNNNNNNNNNNNNNNNNNNNNNNNNNNNNNNNNNNNNNNNNNNNNNNNNNNNNNNNNNNNNNNNNNNNNNNNNNNNNNNNNNNNNNNNNNNNNNNNNNNNNNNNNNNNNNNNNNNNNNNNNNNNNNNNNNNNNNNNNNNNNNNNNNNNNNNNNNNNNNNNNNNNNNNNNNNNNNNNNNNNNNNNNNNNNNNNNNNNNNNNNNNNNNNNNNNNNNNNNNNNNNNNNNNNNNNNNNNNNNNNNNNNNNNNNNNNNNNNNNNNNNNNNNNNNNNNNNNNNNNNNNNNNNNNNNNNNNNNNNNNNNNNNNNNNNNNNNNNNNNNNNNNNNNNNNNNNNNNNNNNNNNNNNNNNNNNNNNNNNNNNNNNNNNNNNNNNNNNNNNNNNNNNNNNNNNNNNNNNNNNNNNNNNNNNNNNNNNNNNNNNNNNNNNNNNNNNNNNNNNNNNNNNNNNNNNNNNNNNNNNNNNNNNNNNNNNNNNNNNNNNNNNNNNNNNNNNNNNNNNNNNNNNNNNNNNNNNNNNNNNNNNNNNNNNNNNNNNNNNNNNNNNNNNNNNNNNNNNNNNNNNNNNNNNNNNNNNNNNNNNNNNNNNNNNNNNNNNNNNNNNNNNNNNNNNNNNNNNNNNNNNNNNNNNNNNNNNNNNNNNNNNNNNNNNNNNNNNNNNNNNNNNNNNNNNNNNNNNNNNNNNNNNNNNNNNNNNNNNNNNNNNNNNNNNNNNNNNNNNNNNNNNNNNNNNNNNNNNNNNNNNNNNNNNNNNNNNNNNNNNNNNNNNNNNNNNNNNNNNNNNNNNNNNNNNNNNNNNNNNNNNNNNNNNNNNNNNNNNNNNNNNNNNNNNNNNNNNNNNNNNNNNNNNNNNNNNNNNNNNNNNNNNNNNNNNNNNNNNNNNNNNNNNNNNNNNNNNNNNNNNNNNNNNNNNNNNNNNNNNNNNNNNNNNNNNNNNNNNNNNNNNNNNNNNNNNNNNNNNNNNNNNNNNNNNNNNNNNNNNNNNNNNNNNNNNNNNNNNNNNNNNNNNNNNNNNNNNNNNNNNNNNNNNNNNNNNNNNNNNNNNNNNNNNNNNNNNNNNNNNNNNNNNNNNNNNNNNNNNNNNNNNNNNNNNNNNNNNNNNNNNNNNNNNNNNNNNNNNNNNNNNNNNNNNNNNNNNNNNNNNNNNNNNNNNNNNNNNNNNNNNNNNNNNNNNNNNNNNNNNNNNNNNNNNNNNNNNNNNNNNNNNNNNNNNNNNNNNNNNNNNNNNNNNNNNNNNNNNNNNNNNNNNNNNNNNNNNNNNNNNNNNNNNNNNNNNNNNNNNNNNNNNNNNNNNNNNNNNNNNNNNNNNNNNNNNNNNNNNNNNNNNNNNNNNNNNNNNNNNNNNNNNNNNNNNNNNNNNNNNNNNNNNNNNNNNNNaacgtcgcgtggtggtcattttcgattaaaggccaacgtctcagcgacgtcttggcaatgagcaaacgctctccctgctacgtcttaacgatctaaacttgatacatcgggccgacgtcggccagatgtatgtgtgctatatGGGAAGCAAGTAGAAACATTGATTCCAGTGTTAAGTCGACTGTGGGAGAGATGTAACCGGAGCGCAGAGTGTGTATGCAGCGGCAGAGCAGATCGGAGGTGAGAGGGAGGCGTCTGCCTGTCAGCGCTGGTTCGTGCTTTCATAAGCCTTTGATTAGCATGGTGACGTGATCGTGCGAGATTGATTGACAAGGGAGGCCGGTGGATAATTTATGGAATAAATTGATACCAGCTAGATATAAGTATGCTGGAGGCCCAGATCTTTGTTATGGTATGACAGTGTGTGATGAAGTTGCACATGGACATGGCGTCCAGAGAGGGAAACGGTAGATGATAAGTGGCGTGGTAATTCTTGAAAGAATTCCAGCCGGTGAGGTAGGCAGATAGCGTGCTTGGTGCTAAACTGTTGAGGATGGTTTCTTGGGAGGTGTGAGTGAGATTTGCCAGATGAGGATTAAGCTGAATATGGTGGCTGAAAACGGTGGGATTGGTGTGGGATGGACATCCGAGTCTGGAGCCAAGCATCtgaatttctggaaagagaagcGGGAGAGTGAGTCAGCGATGGCATTGTGACCGGGAATGTGAGACGCGCGGAGGATGAATTGATGCTGAGCGGAGATGAGAGTGAGTCTGCGGGTGAATGGCATGATGGCTGGGGAACGGGAACGGCCTTTATTGATTATATCTACTACTGCTGTGTTGTCAGAGTGAatattgatgcatttttttgacCATTCGTGCCCCCAGATTAGAGTGGCGATGATCACGGGGCACAGCTCGTACAGAGCAGACGAGGGAGAGCGTGACTCTGTGTCGAGGGACTCGAACTCGGAGGGCCAAGCGGCAGCAAACCACCTCCCCCCGTAAAACCCGCCGAAACCTACGGAGGGAGCCGCGTCCGTGTAGAGTTGAATGTCCTCGGGATGGGTGATGAAGTCGTCATAGAAGAATGAGATGCCGTTCCAGGATTACAGAAATTGCTGCCACATGCGCATTTCTGTTTTACAAGTGTCGTCCAGAACCATGTGGTCGTGGAGAGAGGGAATGGATGCAGCTTTGGTCAGCAGTTGAGAAAGAAAAGATTTTGCCTGTGGAATTATGCGGATGGCGTAATTGAGGTGCCCGAGGAGAGCGAGCAGCTGGCGTTTGGTGCACCTGTCTGTCAGGAGATAATTAGACAAGAGCAGCGAGATGCGCTGCACTTTCTCCAAGGGCAGTGAAGCCTGGAATGACATTGAGTCCAGAGTGATGCCCAGAAACTCGATGGATGTGCCAGGTCCTGAAGTTTTTTCTTTGGACAAAGGGACACCGAGGTCGGAAAATGCAGACGTAAGTGTAGTGAGACTGTGGCGAGGAGGTGAGGACGGGGGAGTCACGACAAGAAAATCGTCAAGGAGATGAAGGACGTAGGGGAGCCTGTAATTGTTGGAGAGGATCCAGCATAGAGCCTCGGATAAAGAGTCAAAGATTTTGGGACTGCTCTTGCAGCCGAAAGTGAGACGCACGGAGAAGTAGTAAGCCCCCTTCCCGCCAGACGAATCAGTGCCATGGTGTGGTCAATGGTGGCGTACTGCATGGAGAAATCCGGGCTAGGAATAAGGCTGTTGATGCTCGGGATGTCGGAGCCGTGTGGGGGCGACAGGTCAATGATCAGCCTCTTTTTCCCCGAGTATTTGCATGTGGCGACACCAATGGGACTGATACGGAATacggagaaaggaggatgatcGAAAGGGCCTATCATAAATCCCTCAGTGACCTCTTTTGCCAGTAACGTGTCAACAGTGTCGGGCTCAGTGAGAGCGGATTGAAGATTGTGACATGTGTGGGAAGAATCAGGAAGCACCTCCGTGCCGGGGTGAAAACCGTGAGTGAGGGGAGGGGTAAGGAGAGACATGTCGGAAAGAGAGTGGAAGGCAGTGAAACACCCGCCGGAGGCACCCCTTGTACTGCAGGACGGGGCTCCTGGGCTGCGATGCCAGCCGGAACAGGATAGTTGGAAGGAAGGGTAGAGGAAAGGGATGTGGGGATGGAGGATGTGTGTGCACGGGGTGAGAGTGGAGGCCTGCGAGacagggaggagaagaaggcaGATATTGCGCGTGACATATCTGCGTCTGAGGGAGCAGGCACAGGGGGTGATACGACCTGACCCCCGGCTGGGGGAATGAATGAGAGAGGCTGCTCCGGCTGGAGTGGTGGAGGCGCCGTGACGTCACCGACGGTGACGCTGGCGGGAGTAGGCCTCGGAGGGCGACCCGGAAGTGCGGCCGGCTTGGGAGAAGGAGCTGTGGCCTCGGGAGCCCGGACGGCGGCTGAATAGAGCTGGAACAGCCTGGACTTGTTGTCGCTGCGGTGGAAGGGGATGTTTTTTGCCCTCAGGAACCGCTGGAGCCGAGCGATGGTCCAATCTCTGATGTCGGGCTCTTGCTGTGGACGTAGAGATGGTGGAGATGGCCGAGTGGAGCGTGACGGAGCGCCGCAGGAGCGGCGAGGTCGACTAGACGCTGCACCGCTtcgggaaggaggaggaggagaccgcCGCTGGCTCCCACGGTTGTGGACGCGGCGTCGATTTCCCACCCGcgaggatggaggagaggaggcctgAGATCCACTAGGAGTTGGGGCGATCTCGTTGATGGAGCCCGACGGAGAACCACGGCGAGACCGAGGGATGTGGACCACGGAGCGCAGCCGGCTCCCCTGGGAGTTTTGGCTACCGGCAGACTGCTGAGACAGGGTCAGAGGATCACCTGGCTCGAACAGGGAGTCGTACAAGTCGTCGGAGTCGGACTCGGACAGGTTGACTTGCAGCACGTGATCCATCGGTGAGtaagcacaaaaaacacacttgctGAGATACGTAGGGTCGCC
This genomic interval carries:
- the LOC126406522 gene encoding uncharacterized protein LOC126406522, encoding MDWMPSLFLSGFRRITFCVDLAKQLVSGPWLEKTGKDIEGLPQQKYGNDCGIFMIMYAWYLIMDAPFDFTVDDMAALRRWWCAVLVENLHLEGHGRRFAHFSKEAESMLNGLLSPVFRVKRKREDTAVSNVQEGVTSQGEDINGEEMVEEAQEKRKQQCSVLIDFLTGNTKLRQHLEAITTGYLRLPWEGKKERATTYFDDDMQLDEVVSFLFGILKDTPGARQLLDPVAFVFDVLLPETVIYSLEVHSLSVSH